The Synergistaceae bacterium genome contains the following window.
AATGACATTGTGATTTAGTCCTCCTTGCTTAAAGCGTTAATTTTTTCACATACGCTGCTGAATTTATCGTCAATTTCTCTGTTGCTGAAGCGTATAACATTCAGGCCAAGAGAGTTCATATATTCTGTGCGTACCCTGTCATATTCTATAGTCTCGTCAATATTATGCTGTGAGCCGTCAATTTCAATCACGAGCCTGAGTTTTCTGCAATAGAAATCAGCGATGTAACTTCCGATTGGCCGCTGTCGGTAGAATTTCAGCGGATGATTTCGCAGGAAGCAGTACCACAAACGGCGTTCCTGCGGTGTCATGTTCTTTCGCAGCTCTCTTGCGCGTTCGATAAGCTGAGGCGTGTATGGCGGCATATGTGTATCTCCTTTCTTTATCCGAAAAACTACCCCCTTCCGCTTGCACTCCCTCCCGTAAAGGCTACCCCCCTTCCGCTTACGCTCCCTCCCCCCTTGGCAGGGGGGACAAGGGACTCATCGGGATTCTTGCCTCCCCTGCACAAGGGGAGGTGGCTGAAAGCCGGAGGGGTTGCCTCCCCTGCACAAGGGAAGGTGGCTGCAAGCCGGAGGGGTTGCCTCCCCTGCACAAGGGAAGGTGGCTGCAAGCCGGAGGGGTCAACTCTGTCATCTCTTCATCTCCATCAATAATTCGTCCCTCATTTTCGCGACTCCTGTCGAGGCAGGCTCCTTTATGACCTTGAAATTCAGCCACCCCGGTACACTCACTTCTGCCGGGTCAATGAGATATGATTTTGTGCCTCCCCTCAAATCATGAACAAGCCCAGCCGCAGGGTATACCACAAGCGACGAGCCGACAACCGCAAAAATATCCGCACTCCTCACGAGCCGTGAAGCCTCTGTGATAGCAGGGACTGCCTCGCCGAACCACACTATATGAGGCCGCAATAATTCCCCGTCCGCGTTCTTCTCGCCGTAAGCCATCGCCCTGTAGCCTATATCGATAACCTTGCTTTCGCGCTCATCATTCACCGGGCGTACTTTCGTCAGTTCTCCGTGAAGGTGAAGAACGTTATGACTCCCGGCCTTTTCGTGAAGGTTGTCGACATTCTGCGTGATAATTCTTACGTCAAAATATTCTTCAAGCTCGGCTAATACT
Protein-coding sequences here:
- a CDS encoding endonuclease domain-containing protein gives rise to the protein MPPYTPQLIERARELRKNMTPQERRLWYCFLRNHPLKFYRQRPIGSYIADFYCRKLRLVIEIDGSQHNIDETIEYDRVRTEYMNSLGLNVIRFSNREIDDKFSSVCEKINALSKED
- a CDS encoding NAD-dependent deacylase, translated to MSGKKRLVVLTGAGISAESGFKTFRDSGGLWEQYNVEDVASIEGWYRNPKLMTDFYNDLRAQLEHAQPNEGHKVLAELEEYFDVRIITQNVDNLHEKAGSHNVLHLHGELTKVRPVNDERESKVIDIGYRAMAYGEKNADGELLRPHIVWFGEAVPAITEASRLVRSADIFAVVGSSLVVYPAAGLVHDLRGGTKSYLIDPAEVSVPGWLNFKVIKEPASTGVAKMRDELLMEMKR